A single genomic interval of Lathyrus oleraceus cultivar Zhongwan6 chromosome 7, CAAS_Psat_ZW6_1.0, whole genome shotgun sequence harbors:
- the LOC127103890 gene encoding uncharacterized protein LOC127103890 — protein MDQLEQNEVALQEEVSHVMSQMGQLMETIQAVARGQEIMAKMQEEMNQHTHTVNPPPNPLVVDNPLPPPQSNPPYHIPIGSPDGVPPATINLPVIEIHDQQDAFFIPRAASMYEAFGPRTNEVEKKVKAIKEKLRAMESTNTLGLDAAEMCLVPGVVIPSKFKVPDFEKYKGASDPRTHIQAYCRKMTAYFDDDRLLMNFFQDSLSEASLDWYMQLEGTHICTWREMAKAFLKHYQYNTYMAPNCMQLQNLMQTSEDTYKEYAQRWRELATRV, from the coding sequence ATGGATCAACTCGAACAAAATGAAGTTGCGCTACAAGAAGAGGTGTCCCATGTAATGTCCCAAATGGGGCAGTTGATGGAGACAATTCAAGCAGTTGCACGAGGTCAGGAAATTATGGCCAAAATGCAAGAGGAAATGAATCAACATACTCACACTGTCAACCCTCCTCCTAATCCTCTAGTGGTAGATAATCCATTGCCTCCTCCTCAAAGCAACCCTCCATATCATATTCCAATAGGTTCACCCGACGGTGTCCCTCCGGCTACTATCAATCTTCCCGTTATTGAGATACATGACCAACAAGATGCTTTCTTCATCCCTAGGGCTGCCTCCATGTATGAAGCTTTTGGCCCTCGTACCAACGAGGTGGAGAAGAAAGTCAAAGCCATCAAAGAGAAGCTGAGAGCGATGGAAAGTACTAACACTCTAGGTCTCGATGCTGCCGAAATGTGCTTAGTTCCTGGCGTGGTCATTCCCTctaaattcaaggtccctgattttgaaaaatataaaggaGCTAGCGATCCAAGAACTCACATTCAAGCTTATTGTCGCAAGATGACCGCCTATTTTGACGATGATCGACTCCTTATGAACTTCTTTCAAGATTCGTTGAGTGAAGCATCATTGGATTGGTACATGCAACTAGAAGGTACCCACATCTGCACATGGAGAGAAATGGCTAAAGCGTTCCTCAAGCATTATCAGTACAATACTTATATGGCGCCAAATTGCATGCAGTTGCAAAATTTGATGCAAACGTCTGAGGACACCTACAAGgaatatgctcaaaggtggagAGAGCTAGCGACTAGAGTATAA